A window of the Tunturibacter empetritectus genome harbors these coding sequences:
- the fmt gene encoding methionyl-tRNA formyltransferase, translating into MKLVFCGTPEFAVPTLEAVIAAGHEIALVVTQPDRAAGRGLEVHVPPVKQAALLHGLTVVQPEKIKNNLELRGWLEEIKPDAILVVAYGRIIPQWMLELPRFGNINLHGSLLPKYRGAAPIQWAVACGEVVTGVTTMRLDAGLDTGDMLLAAVCPVGQEETAVDVYGCLAPLGAELMVETLRRLEAGTICPEVQNHSLATLAPILKREDGLVDFSRSAKQIYDRWRGFQPWPGAHTTLRGKKLIVAKMRVGSGRTVVAGELLVDGEQMLVGCGGGTMAELLEVQMEGKKRVSAAEFLHGYQVKSGERLGI; encoded by the coding sequence ATGAAATTGGTTTTTTGTGGCACGCCGGAGTTTGCAGTACCTACGCTTGAAGCGGTGATTGCTGCGGGGCATGAGATTGCTCTGGTGGTGACGCAGCCGGATCGTGCGGCAGGGCGGGGGCTGGAGGTTCATGTTCCTCCGGTGAAGCAGGCGGCGTTACTGCATGGCTTGACAGTGGTGCAACCGGAAAAGATCAAGAACAATCTGGAGTTGCGCGGGTGGCTTGAAGAGATTAAGCCTGATGCGATTCTGGTGGTCGCGTATGGGCGGATCATTCCGCAGTGGATGCTGGAGCTGCCGCGGTTTGGGAACATCAATCTGCATGGGTCGTTGTTGCCGAAGTATCGCGGGGCTGCTCCGATTCAGTGGGCGGTGGCTTGTGGAGAAGTAGTGACGGGCGTTACGACGATGCGGCTGGACGCGGGGCTTGATACGGGCGATATGCTGTTGGCGGCGGTGTGCCCGGTGGGGCAGGAGGAGACGGCGGTGGATGTGTATGGATGTCTCGCACCGCTGGGCGCGGAGTTGATGGTGGAGACGCTGAGACGGTTGGAGGCGGGAACGATCTGTCCCGAGGTGCAGAACCATTCGCTGGCTACGCTTGCTCCTATCTTGAAGCGAGAGGATGGGCTGGTAGATTTTTCTCGCTCGGCGAAGCAGATCTATGACAGGTGGAGAGGGTTTCAACCCTGGCCGGGTGCGCATACGACGCTGCGGGGGAAGAAGCTGATTGTGGCGAAGATGAGAGTTGGGAGTGGGCGTACGGTTGTTGCGGGGGAGCTACTGGTGGATGGGGAGCAGATGCTGGTTGGGTGCGGGGGTGGGACGATGGCGGAGCTGCTTGAGGTACAGATGGAAGGGAAGAAGCGGGTGAGTGCGGCGGAGTTTTTGCATGGGTATCAGGTGAAGAGCGGCGAACGGTTGGGGATATGA
- a CDS encoding PASTA domain-containing protein: protein MKLRIPRKVTRSINRFFNIVLGALAMLTVALVSAFITMRLAIHGHEVKVPDLTSLTLSEASQKTRSLGLVLSLENRFYSPNTPPGRVLAQSPAPGLTVRREWPVRITESLGAQQVAIPDLLNQTERTATINIRRLGLELGAVAHIPSAGEPGTVIAQTPNPNAIGVDRPRVSLLLSDPETATSAEAFVMPSLAGLTLTAAAARAASAGLHIASAEDLNLNSASAEAAPLTPQSPPSATTPSFTEPIARTVSSIGTVIAQTPPAGHRVVKGDPVHITLTD from the coding sequence ATGAAGCTCCGAATCCCCAGAAAAGTCACCCGAAGCATCAACCGCTTCTTCAACATCGTCCTGGGAGCCCTCGCGATGCTCACCGTCGCGCTCGTCTCCGCCTTCATCACCATGCGCCTCGCCATCCACGGCCACGAGGTCAAAGTCCCCGACCTCACCAGCCTCACCCTCTCCGAAGCCAGCCAGAAGACCCGCTCCCTCGGCCTCGTCCTCAGCCTCGAAAACCGCTTCTACTCCCCAAACACCCCACCCGGCCGCGTCCTCGCCCAATCCCCCGCCCCCGGCCTCACCGTTCGTCGCGAGTGGCCCGTCCGCATCACCGAAAGCCTCGGCGCCCAGCAAGTCGCCATCCCCGACCTCCTCAACCAAACCGAGCGCACCGCCACCATCAACATCCGCCGCCTCGGCCTCGAACTAGGCGCCGTCGCCCACATCCCATCCGCCGGAGAACCCGGCACCGTCATCGCCCAAACCCCCAACCCCAACGCCATCGGCGTCGACCGCCCCCGCGTCAGCCTCCTTCTCAGCGACCCCGAAACCGCAACCTCCGCCGAAGCCTTCGTCATGCCCTCCCTCGCCGGCCTCACACTCACCGCCGCCGCCGCAAGAGCAGCATCCGCCGGCCTCCACATCGCCAGCGCCGAAGACCTCAACCTAAACTCAGCCTCAGCAGAAGCCGCCCCACTCACGCCGCAATCCCCACCCAGCGCCACCACGCCATCTTTCACCGAGCCCATAGCCCGCACCGTCTCCTCCATCGGCACCGTCATAGCGCAAACCCCGCCCGCCGGCCACCGCGTCGTCAAAGGCGACCCAGTCCACATCACCCTCACCGACTAA
- a CDS encoding SDR family NAD(P)-dependent oxidoreductase, protein MSNFATYPSLEDRVVLITGGGSGIGASLVEHFASQRAKVAFLDIAEQLSTNLVERLAPHCAHRPLFLPCDLTNIPTLQSAIAQISRSLGAPQVLVNNAGSDDRHDFANVTPEYWDQRMAVNLKHQFFAAQAVAEGMKAIGSGSIINLSSISWMIPGHRLPVYNTAKAAIVGMTRSLAHDLGPAGIRVNCVLPGAILTERQHQLWMSPEYEQEVLSRQCLKRHLLPDDVARLVLFLAADDSEAITNQSHIIDGGWI, encoded by the coding sequence ATGTCGAACTTCGCCACCTACCCCAGCCTCGAAGACCGCGTGGTGCTCATCACCGGCGGAGGTTCAGGCATAGGCGCATCCCTCGTCGAACACTTCGCGTCGCAACGCGCCAAAGTAGCTTTCCTCGATATCGCCGAGCAGCTATCCACAAACCTGGTCGAGCGCCTCGCACCCCACTGCGCGCACCGCCCACTCTTCCTGCCTTGCGATCTAACGAACATCCCAACGTTGCAATCGGCGATCGCGCAGATCTCGCGCAGCCTCGGCGCGCCCCAGGTCCTCGTCAACAACGCCGGCAGCGACGACCGCCACGACTTTGCCAACGTAACGCCCGAATATTGGGACCAAAGAATGGCAGTCAACCTCAAACATCAGTTCTTTGCCGCACAAGCCGTGGCGGAAGGGATGAAAGCGATCGGCAGCGGCTCCATCATCAACCTCAGTTCGATCTCGTGGATGATTCCAGGCCACCGCCTCCCCGTATACAACACAGCCAAAGCCGCCATCGTCGGCATGACGCGCTCCCTTGCACACGATCTGGGCCCAGCGGGAATCCGCGTCAACTGCGTCCTGCCCGGAGCAATCCTGACCGAGCGCCAGCATCAACTGTGGATGTCCCCAGAGTATGAGCAAGAGGTCCTCAGCCGCCAATGCCTCAAGCGCCACCTCCTGCCCGACGACGTTGCCCGCCTCGTCCTCTTCCTCGCCGCCGACGACAGCGAAGCGATCACCAATCAAAGTCACATCATCGACGGCGGCTGGATCTAA
- a CDS encoding transcription antitermination factor NusB — translation MKKQGAGLRDQGVDGTAKVGPARKRPVSAGPTASVEAAVAKITPARLAAFEILKLVGENKGHSDELLHSARVDGLSPEDRNLTTALVMGVLRWQIGLDARVRGLLQRPEQRLAEPVAIALRLGAFQLLHLDKIPAHAALSESVELCRAAGEPHATGMVNAVLRKLAAKPTSQNRDVGHPDLRSGRTVPLHESVAAFAERLGHPRWLVERWVAAYGREAALMICEADQREPAKGGMFVERGGDWPVMDDGSRLVAEIAAAAMPEAKRVWDCCAAPGGKTLILAKRLGSAEIVASDVSAKRLAQTEARLRRYAYAERVGFSVADAADAKSVTGEFDLILCDVPCSGTGTMAGNPEIRHRLKVEEFVRQAERQRSILTGALKRLAPGGRLVYSTCSLEAEECEGVVDAVVGAGGVVRVPVDGVMVERGVLSGEMGSAVRDGALRTLPGVHGGDGFYAVILERA, via the coding sequence ATGAAGAAGCAGGGCGCAGGGCTCAGGGATCAGGGGGTAGATGGGACAGCCAAGGTTGGGCCTGCGCGGAAGAGGCCGGTGTCGGCTGGGCCTACGGCTTCGGTGGAGGCTGCGGTTGCGAAGATTACGCCGGCTCGGCTGGCTGCGTTTGAGATTTTGAAGCTGGTGGGAGAGAACAAGGGGCATAGCGACGAGTTGCTGCATTCGGCGCGGGTGGATGGGTTGTCGCCTGAGGATCGGAACCTGACGACGGCGTTGGTGATGGGGGTGTTGCGGTGGCAGATAGGGCTGGATGCGCGGGTGCGTGGGTTGTTGCAGAGGCCGGAGCAGAGGCTGGCGGAGCCGGTGGCGATTGCGCTGCGGTTGGGGGCGTTTCAGTTGCTGCACCTGGATAAGATTCCTGCGCATGCGGCGCTGAGTGAGAGCGTGGAGCTTTGCAGGGCGGCGGGGGAGCCACATGCGACGGGGATGGTGAATGCGGTGCTGCGGAAGTTGGCGGCTAAACCCACATCTCAAAATCGAGATGTGGGGCACCCGGATCTTCGCTCTGGGCGTACGGTTCCGTTGCATGAATCGGTTGCGGCGTTTGCGGAGAGGCTGGGGCATCCGCGATGGCTGGTGGAGCGGTGGGTTGCGGCGTATGGTCGTGAGGCGGCGTTGATGATCTGTGAGGCGGATCAGCGGGAGCCTGCGAAGGGTGGGATGTTTGTGGAGCGGGGTGGGGATTGGCCGGTGATGGATGATGGGTCGCGGCTGGTGGCGGAGATTGCTGCGGCGGCAATGCCTGAGGCGAAGCGGGTTTGGGATTGCTGTGCTGCTCCGGGTGGTAAGACTTTGATTTTGGCGAAGCGACTTGGTAGTGCAGAGATTGTGGCTAGTGATGTGAGTGCGAAGCGGCTGGCGCAGACGGAGGCGAGGCTGCGGCGTTATGCGTATGCGGAGCGGGTTGGGTTTTCGGTTGCCGATGCGGCGGATGCCAAAAGTGTCACCGGGGAGTTTGATCTGATTCTTTGCGATGTGCCCTGCTCGGGGACCGGGACGATGGCGGGGAATCCGGAGATTCGGCATCGGCTGAAGGTGGAGGAGTTTGTGCGGCAGGCGGAGAGGCAGAGGTCGATTTTGACGGGGGCTTTGAAACGGCTGGCTCCGGGGGGACGGTTGGTTTATTCGACTTGCTCGCTGGAGGCGGAGGAGTGTGAGGGGGTGGTGGATGCGGTGGTTGGCGCGGGTGGTGTGGTTAGGGTTCCGGTGGATGGTGTGATGGTGGAGCGTGGGGTTCTGAGTGGGGAGATGGGGTCGGCGGTGCGGGATGGGGCGCTTCGGACGCTGCCTGGAGTGCATGGGGGTGATGGGTTTTATGCGGTGATTCTGGAGCGGGCTTAG
- a CDS encoding TonB-dependent receptor codes for MHIRYQRLVVFLVMMFATAAVFGQATSTGNIVGAVTDATGAAVAGATVTATNKGTNSQRTVTTNRAGEYRFDLLPVGTYTVKVEAQGFSSGQAANLELIVGTTLNANFPLIAGQVSTSIEVSTGNQLVNAEKTDSSTAVTPQEINNLPLNGRDFANLAILAPGVKQVDSYDPTKNRYAVYAVNGSSGRNTNTTVNGVDNKDNTVGGAVMQLPLEAVQEFNISTSRFSAENGRSEGAAVNVVTKSGTNQFHGALYGFFRSQAIQTNNAISEQAGQPKPDYSRQQYGGAIDGPIRKDKDFGFFAYEGLRERSSLAVTDLSYNELVLAEPLGAKPIHTIATPFDEKRYNGRLDHYFSDREKFYVSYTAQDNKSNNDQSTGQVDMTEGNFTINDLIIANATLTSILSSKSINNFTVGFQYWNNLIDSTTRTPYFLFPDGTSFGTNINVPQKSSQHKFQFRDDFSQTVGKHTLKMGFDFLYEPQVGGFFENNPTPEFDFFDSAANLLDPSKYPNGFSSPGAIQASTGTSGDPSFNLSPKMLGLYFEDDWRATSRLFLNLGIRYDRDIDTYGLDKQANSRTHQELVAAAATTVPTLPTTPPVSLVGVGYTPTLDFLGGNYTGLPKNDNLDISPRIGFSYDVWGDGRFVLRGGYGLYFGQTFENIPLFMIQQANSAVFANTYSIACAGPTDTSCGAANFVPGTNIPLSQYRYGVDPAPVIPPASFNLATGSTGRLMDPGFRNPYTQQINLGIQYALTTHSVFEVEYNQSRGIHEDKTVNINPTEYFNGGIRPFAAAFKAAGVPVLGRFGAEKSLGRSYYDGLNLSYRQSLNRHFSAIVNYTYAKALAFEGNPAAFRNSATNPFLGEFRKPDYGTAPNDERHHITAAGTIALPWRIEISPILSVGSARPLDIVESSSDLWGVGSGRSNPHALVLSGAKESTQAYADYLNTAKAAVAADPTGATTLASFYKSCLVSGRCREVSYDSNHGQTFAQLDARFSKTISIKDRYNVALFFQGFNLTNRANYGNNYDGIVSDGSSFLTPKGFINPSSTVIPRSFTGEFGGRFSF; via the coding sequence ATGCATATCAGATATCAACGCCTCGTTGTTTTTCTAGTCATGATGTTCGCGACCGCAGCGGTCTTCGGTCAGGCGACCAGCACCGGGAACATCGTCGGAGCGGTCACGGATGCGACGGGAGCCGCTGTGGCGGGCGCCACGGTTACCGCGACGAACAAGGGGACGAACTCTCAGCGTACGGTCACCACGAATCGTGCCGGGGAGTATAGGTTCGACCTGCTGCCGGTCGGGACCTATACGGTGAAGGTAGAGGCGCAGGGCTTCAGCTCCGGTCAGGCTGCGAATCTTGAGCTGATTGTAGGGACGACGCTGAATGCGAATTTCCCGCTGATAGCCGGGCAGGTGTCGACCTCGATCGAGGTCTCGACCGGAAACCAGCTGGTGAATGCGGAGAAGACGGACAGCTCGACGGCTGTGACTCCGCAGGAGATCAACAATCTGCCGTTGAACGGACGCGACTTTGCGAACCTTGCGATTCTGGCGCCGGGCGTGAAGCAGGTGGACAGCTACGATCCAACGAAGAACCGGTATGCGGTGTATGCGGTGAACGGTTCGAGCGGCCGTAATACGAACACGACGGTCAACGGCGTGGATAACAAGGACAACACGGTGGGCGGTGCGGTGATGCAGCTACCGCTCGAGGCGGTGCAGGAGTTCAACATCAGCACGAGCCGGTTCTCTGCTGAGAACGGGCGCAGCGAAGGTGCTGCGGTGAACGTGGTGACCAAGTCGGGGACCAACCAGTTTCATGGTGCGCTGTATGGCTTCTTCCGGAGCCAGGCGATTCAGACCAACAATGCGATCAGCGAACAGGCCGGGCAGCCGAAGCCGGACTACAGCCGTCAGCAGTATGGCGGGGCGATCGACGGTCCGATCCGCAAGGACAAGGACTTCGGATTTTTTGCGTATGAAGGATTGCGGGAGCGTTCGAGCCTGGCAGTGACCGACCTTTCGTATAACGAACTGGTGCTTGCGGAGCCGTTGGGTGCAAAGCCGATCCATACGATTGCGACTCCCTTCGATGAGAAGAGGTATAACGGCCGGCTGGACCACTACTTCAGCGACCGGGAGAAGTTTTACGTCAGCTACACGGCGCAGGACAACAAGAGCAACAACGATCAGTCGACCGGACAGGTGGATATGACCGAAGGCAACTTCACGATCAACGATCTGATTATTGCCAATGCGACGCTGACCTCGATTCTGTCATCGAAGTCGATTAACAACTTTACGGTGGGATTCCAGTACTGGAATAACCTGATCGATTCAACGACCCGGACGCCGTACTTTCTGTTTCCCGACGGGACGAGCTTTGGGACGAACATCAACGTTCCGCAGAAGTCGAGCCAGCACAAGTTCCAGTTCCGCGATGATTTTTCGCAGACGGTTGGCAAACATACTTTGAAGATGGGATTCGACTTCCTGTATGAGCCGCAGGTTGGCGGATTCTTCGAGAATAATCCGACTCCGGAGTTCGACTTCTTCGATTCTGCGGCGAACCTTCTGGACCCGAGCAAGTATCCGAACGGATTCTCTTCACCCGGTGCGATTCAGGCTTCGACGGGCACCTCGGGCGATCCGAGCTTCAATCTTTCTCCGAAGATGCTTGGTCTCTACTTCGAGGATGACTGGCGGGCGACGTCACGGCTGTTTCTGAATCTTGGCATCCGCTACGATCGCGATATCGATACGTACGGATTGGACAAGCAAGCGAACAGCCGCACGCACCAGGAGCTGGTGGCTGCGGCTGCGACGACGGTGCCAACGCTTCCGACGACCCCACCTGTGAGCCTCGTGGGTGTCGGCTACACGCCCACGTTGGATTTCCTTGGCGGAAACTACACGGGCCTGCCCAAGAACGACAATCTGGACATCAGCCCACGCATTGGATTCTCGTACGATGTCTGGGGCGACGGGCGGTTTGTGCTTCGCGGAGGATATGGGCTGTATTTTGGCCAGACGTTCGAGAATATTCCTCTGTTCATGATTCAGCAGGCGAACAGCGCGGTGTTTGCGAATACGTATTCGATCGCCTGCGCCGGTCCAACGGATACGAGCTGCGGCGCGGCCAACTTTGTTCCGGGGACAAACATTCCGTTGAGCCAGTACCGGTATGGCGTCGATCCGGCGCCGGTGATTCCACCTGCGAGCTTCAATCTTGCGACGGGATCGACGGGACGCCTGATGGATCCGGGCTTCCGCAATCCTTACACGCAGCAGATCAACCTGGGGATTCAGTATGCGTTGACAACACACTCGGTGTTTGAGGTGGAGTACAACCAGTCGCGCGGCATCCACGAAGACAAGACGGTGAACATCAATCCGACGGAGTACTTCAACGGCGGGATTCGTCCGTTCGCCGCAGCGTTCAAGGCGGCTGGGGTTCCGGTGCTTGGCCGGTTCGGCGCGGAGAAGTCGCTGGGGCGCTCGTACTACGATGGGCTGAATCTGAGCTATCGGCAGTCGTTGAATCGTCACTTCAGCGCGATTGTGAACTATACGTATGCGAAGGCGCTGGCGTTTGAGGGTAATCCTGCGGCGTTCCGCAACTCGGCGACGAATCCGTTTCTTGGGGAGTTCCGGAAGCCGGACTATGGGACGGCGCCTAACGACGAGCGGCACCACATTACGGCGGCTGGAACGATCGCGTTGCCTTGGCGGATCGAGATCTCGCCGATCTTGTCGGTGGGCTCCGCGCGGCCACTGGACATCGTCGAGTCGAGCAGCGATCTGTGGGGGGTAGGCAGCGGTCGCAGCAACCCGCATGCGCTGGTCTTAAGTGGAGCTAAGGAGAGTACGCAGGCTTATGCCGACTATCTGAATACTGCGAAGGCGGCGGTGGCGGCGGATCCGACCGGGGCTACAACGCTGGCGAGCTTCTACAAGAGCTGCCTGGTGTCGGGCCGGTGCCGCGAGGTCTCGTATGACTCGAATCACGGCCAGACGTTCGCACAGCTGGATGCGCGGTTCAGCAAGACGATCTCGATCAAGGATCGCTACAATGTGGCGCTGTTCTTCCAGGGATTCAACCTTACGAATCGCGCCAACTATGGCAACAACTACGATGGCATCGTATCGGACGGGTCAAGTTTCCTGACGCCAAAGGGGTTCATCAATCCGAGCAGCACGGTGATCCCGCGATCGTTTACAGGGGAGTTCGGCGGGAGGTTCTCGTTCTAA
- the def gene encoding peptide deformylase translates to MTGKVSEKKTKIHEVVKWPDPVLAKRGETVTVFDAKLKKLVDEMFESMYVAQGIGLAAPQIAISQRITVIDVSFKKNPEEKIVLINPEIVEREGKQVEEEGCLSLPEIREKVQRAEWVKVKAQDVTGKWFEIEGTELLARAMQHEIDHLEGVLFIDRLSRLKRDLVIRRIKKLIKNGEW, encoded by the coding sequence GTGACTGGAAAAGTGAGCGAGAAGAAGACGAAGATTCATGAGGTGGTGAAGTGGCCGGATCCGGTGCTGGCAAAGCGCGGAGAGACGGTGACGGTGTTTGACGCGAAGCTGAAGAAGCTGGTCGACGAGATGTTCGAGAGCATGTATGTGGCGCAGGGGATTGGACTGGCGGCGCCGCAGATTGCGATCTCGCAGCGGATTACGGTGATCGATGTGAGCTTCAAGAAGAATCCGGAGGAGAAGATTGTGCTGATCAATCCGGAGATTGTGGAGCGTGAAGGGAAGCAGGTGGAGGAGGAGGGGTGCCTGAGCCTGCCGGAGATTCGCGAGAAGGTGCAGCGGGCAGAGTGGGTGAAGGTGAAGGCGCAGGATGTGACGGGGAAGTGGTTTGAGATTGAGGGGACGGAGTTGCTGGCGCGGGCGATGCAGCATGAGATCGATCATCTGGAGGGGGTGCTGTTTATCGATCGGCTGAGCCGGTTGAAGAGGGATCTGGTGATTCGAAGGATCAAGAAGCTAATTAAGAACGGCGAATGGTAG
- a CDS encoding 3'-5' exoribonuclease YhaM family protein codes for MKDFFVEDAARFDNATVTTYFVLTSMQVRDKKQGGQYLALMVSDKTGSLEARMWDDVTEAVATCDEGCYVKVQGDISRYQGKFQITLKKLRLAAESEVDPKDFQPSTKFDVEQMWGELRGYVSAFRNLELQRLVFAFLDDEQIGPAFKAAPAAKRLHHAWLGGLLEHVLTLVRVCLGTAPFYPEVDADLLVTGAILHDIGKIRELSWGSSFSYTLEGQMIGHISIAQGMLREKVQQLAPFPEKLRVLVEHMILSHHGKYEFGSPKLPMTPEAILLSALDDLEAKMQAMRNEFAAAVASGKSSGEVTDWVRSMDRPLLNTQGYLKDE; via the coding sequence ATGAAAGACTTTTTTGTTGAAGATGCGGCGCGGTTCGATAACGCGACAGTCACGACTTACTTTGTTTTGACGTCGATGCAGGTGAGAGACAAGAAGCAGGGGGGACAGTATCTTGCGTTGATGGTGAGCGATAAGACGGGATCGCTTGAAGCGCGTATGTGGGATGACGTGACAGAGGCGGTTGCGACCTGTGACGAAGGCTGCTATGTGAAGGTGCAGGGGGATATCTCCAGGTATCAGGGGAAGTTCCAGATCACGTTGAAGAAGCTGCGGCTGGCGGCGGAGTCGGAGGTCGATCCGAAGGACTTTCAGCCTTCGACGAAGTTCGATGTGGAGCAGATGTGGGGGGAGCTACGGGGGTATGTCTCTGCTTTCAGGAATTTAGAGTTGCAACGACTGGTGTTTGCGTTTCTTGATGATGAGCAGATAGGCCCTGCGTTCAAGGCGGCTCCTGCGGCGAAGCGGCTGCATCATGCGTGGCTTGGCGGGTTGCTGGAACATGTGCTGACGCTGGTGCGGGTGTGTCTGGGGACGGCTCCGTTTTATCCGGAGGTGGATGCGGATCTGCTGGTTACGGGGGCGATTTTGCATGATATTGGTAAGATTCGCGAGCTTTCCTGGGGTTCGAGCTTCAGCTATACGCTGGAAGGGCAGATGATTGGGCATATCAGCATTGCGCAGGGGATGTTGCGGGAGAAGGTGCAGCAACTGGCGCCGTTTCCGGAGAAGCTGCGGGTGCTGGTGGAGCATATGATTCTGAGCCATCATGGGAAGTATGAGTTTGGTTCGCCGAAGCTGCCGATGACGCCGGAGGCTATTCTTTTGAGTGCGTTGGATGACCTTGAGGCGAAGATGCAGGCGATGCGGAATGAGTTTGCGGCGGCGGTGGCGAGTGGGAAGAGCAGCGGCGAGGTGACCGACTGGGTGAGGAGTATGGATCGGCCTCTGCTGAATACTCAGGGATATTTGAAGGACGAGTAG
- the aroC gene encoding chorismate synthase, protein MVRFSTAGESHGESLVATVSGMPAGVAVDQEFVDRELWRRQKGYGRGGRMRIEKDTAHILSGVRHGKTIGSPIAMVLANNDWKNWVDILPVEVGDSSKHKAVASPRPGHADLAGSLKYDFPDARYVLERASARESAARVAAGAIAKLLLRALGVEVASHVIRVGKAELGRAAAWEEIAALQLKEEVLLNCVDAEAEARMKAEVDAVLRTGDTVGGVFEVVVHGLPPGVGTHANWDERMDGLLAQAVMSLQAVKAVELGRGVTAAESVGSAVHDAIGYEGAPEEGRGFTKFSREQNNAGGIEGGISNGEDVVVRGYLKPISTLRRPLGSVSFETREPVKAAYERSDVCVVPAAGVAAEAMVALTVARLVVEKFGGDSLREMQRNFNGYCEQIRAY, encoded by the coding sequence ATGGTGCGATTTTCTACGGCGGGAGAGAGCCACGGGGAGAGCCTGGTGGCGACGGTGAGCGGAATGCCCGCGGGTGTGGCTGTGGATCAGGAGTTTGTTGATCGTGAGCTGTGGCGACGGCAGAAGGGATATGGACGCGGTGGGAGGATGCGGATTGAGAAAGACACGGCGCATATTCTGAGCGGGGTGCGGCATGGGAAGACGATTGGGTCGCCGATTGCGATGGTGCTCGCAAATAACGATTGGAAGAACTGGGTCGACATACTGCCTGTAGAGGTTGGTGATTCAAGCAAGCATAAGGCTGTTGCTTCGCCGCGGCCGGGGCATGCGGATTTGGCGGGGAGTTTGAAGTACGACTTTCCGGATGCGCGGTATGTGCTGGAGCGGGCGAGTGCGCGGGAGAGCGCGGCGAGGGTTGCGGCGGGTGCGATTGCGAAGTTGTTGCTGCGGGCGCTGGGCGTGGAGGTTGCGAGCCACGTGATTCGCGTGGGGAAGGCGGAGCTGGGGCGGGCGGCGGCGTGGGAGGAGATTGCGGCGTTGCAGTTGAAGGAGGAGGTTTTGTTGAACTGCGTGGATGCTGAGGCCGAGGCTCGGATGAAGGCTGAGGTGGATGCGGTGCTGCGGACGGGCGATACGGTGGGTGGGGTGTTTGAGGTAGTGGTGCATGGGCTGCCGCCGGGTGTGGGGACGCATGCGAACTGGGATGAGCGGATGGATGGTTTGTTGGCGCAGGCGGTGATGAGTTTGCAGGCGGTGAAGGCGGTGGAGTTGGGACGCGGTGTGACGGCGGCGGAATCGGTGGGGTCGGCGGTGCATGATGCGATTGGGTATGAGGGTGCTCCTGAGGAGGGACGCGGGTTTACGAAGTTTTCGCGGGAGCAGAATAATGCGGGGGGAATTGAGGGTGGGATCTCGAATGGCGAAGATGTGGTGGTGCGGGGGTATTTGAAGCCGATTTCTACGCTGCGGCGGCCTTTGGGTTCGGTGAGTTTTGAGACGCGGGAGCCGGTGAAGGCTGCTTATGAGCGGAGCGATGTGTGTGTGGTGCCGGCGGCTGGTGTTGCGGCCGAGGCGATGGTTGCGCTGACGGTGGCGCGGCTGGTGGTGGAGAAGTTTGGTGGGGACTCGCTGCGTGAGATGCAGCGAAATTTCAATGGCTATTGCGAGCAGATTCGAGCGTATTGA